A part of Prolixibacteraceae bacterium genomic DNA contains:
- a CDS encoding DUF3859 domain-containing protein: protein MAKKKIEVEMYSYGEYTAWDRDSKALPKLLDITNTIKADIGTEFGYVLIIKKAKGKRLSFRIEHPPFKGDNGKVAPPFTGEYFIRTNNYQFFLGDSIWEPLYDKLGSWKLYTYIDGELIASKDLKLIAKHI from the coding sequence ATGGCAAAGAAAAAGATTGAGGTAGAGATGTATAGCTATGGAGAGTATACTGCATGGGATAGAGATAGCAAAGCATTACCGAAGCTATTAGATATAACCAATACCATCAAGGCTGACATTGGAACAGAGTTTGGTTATGTACTCATTATAAAAAAAGCAAAAGGCAAAAGGCTCTCATTTAGAATTGAACATCCGCCATTCAAGGGAGACAATGGTAAGGTAGCTCCTCCATTTACGGGAGAGTACTTTATACGAACAAACAATTATCAATTCTTCTTGGGAGACTCTATATGGGAACCTCTATATGATAAATTAGGAAGTTGGAAACTATATACTTATATTGATGGTGAACTAATTGCATCAAAAGATTTGAAACTGATTGCAAAACACATCTAA